A section of the Leptolyngbya iicbica LK genome encodes:
- a CDS encoding phosphonate degradation HD-domain oxygenase, which yields MPYTLSSLLDLYRDRGQAQYGNEAVSQLEHALQCATLAAAAGQSAELIAACLFHDLGHLLHPLGDAPGLRTIDDRHEYRAMPVLEQMFPSTVTRPIQLHVAAKRYLCAVDAGYWDALSAASKRSLELQGGVFSPTAAAAFIQQPDAKQAVQLRRWDDLAKVQGLETPDLDHFLPMLQQVHRAPSEPLG from the coding sequence ATGCCATATACCCTCTCAAGCCTGCTCGATCTTTATCGCGATCGCGGTCAAGCCCAGTACGGCAATGAAGCCGTTAGTCAGCTCGAACACGCCCTTCAGTGCGCCACTTTAGCCGCAGCGGCAGGACAATCGGCCGAGTTGATTGCCGCTTGCTTATTCCACGACTTGGGGCACCTGCTCCACCCCCTGGGCGACGCCCCCGGATTGCGCACCATTGACGATCGCCATGAATACCGAGCCATGCCGGTTTTAGAGCAGATGTTTCCCAGCACCGTTACTAGACCCATTCAGCTGCACGTCGCCGCCAAGCGGTACCTCTGCGCCGTCGATGCCGGTTACTGGGATGCCCTATCCGCCGCCTCAAAGCGGAGTCTGGAACTCCAGGGTGGCGTATTTTCACCAACTGCGGCGGCGGCTTTCATTCAACAACCCGACGCCAAACAGGCGGTGCAACTGCGGCGTTGGGATGATTTAGCCAAAGTGCAGGGGCTAGAGACGCCCGATTTAGACCATTTCTTACCCATGCTGCAACAGGTCCATCGAGCGCCCTCCGAACCCCTCGGCTAA
- a CDS encoding Npun_F0813 family protein gives MFILKRQDVDIKNVQHPSKEQPIPILYYQGQTFRLLSVFAAAQEEEAMALWRDLTDNRGKACVLLEETERFSIWGKIRLDALDQDSSQGSGQPAAQALIQGCLLILQALFIDIEDLLGAKQANLFESEISSALMQWRFPQVNSEKAIKSLLTMDPLATQVPPWEEHHLQRLLEEMHRLGKDAFGNANFTERSLDAIEDLSNNEQKQFMSWLSMSPSGKLWQ, from the coding sequence ATGTTCATTCTTAAGCGTCAGGATGTTGATATTAAAAATGTTCAGCATCCCAGTAAGGAACAGCCAATCCCAATCTTGTACTATCAGGGGCAGACTTTTCGGCTGCTGAGTGTTTTTGCGGCAGCGCAAGAAGAAGAAGCCATGGCGCTCTGGCGCGACCTGACTGACAACCGGGGCAAGGCCTGCGTGCTGTTAGAAGAGACCGAACGCTTTAGCATTTGGGGCAAGATTCGGCTGGATGCGTTAGACCAAGACAGCAGCCAAGGCAGTGGCCAACCAGCCGCCCAAGCGTTGATTCAAGGCTGCCTCTTAATTTTGCAGGCTTTATTTATTGATATTGAAGATTTGCTGGGAGCCAAGCAGGCTAACTTGTTTGAGAGCGAGATCTCGAGCGCTCTGATGCAGTGGCGGTTTCCGCAAGTCAATTCAGAAAAGGCCATTAAAAGTCTGTTGACGATGGATCCGCTGGCGACTCAGGTGCCCCCTTGGGAAGAGCACCACTTGCAGCGACTTTTAGAAGAAATGCATCGGTTGGGCAAGGATGCCTTTGGCAATGCCAACTTTACGGAGCGATCGCTCGATGCCATCGAAGATCTCTCGAATAATGAACAAAAACAGTTCATGAGTTGGCTCTCGATGTCGCCTTCTGGCAAGTTGTGGCAATAA
- the arsH gene encoding arsenical resistance protein ArsH → MSFDHKPRILFLYGSLRERSYSRLLAEEAARIIEDFGAEVQFFDPRGLPLHGAEPDTHPKVQELRELSLWSEGQVWSSPEMHGNISGLMKTQIDWIPLSIGAIRPTQGRTLAVMQVSGGSQSFNAVNTMRLLGRWMRMFTIPNQSSVAKAYQEFNEDGTMKESAYRDRVVDVMEELYRFTLLLRDQVDDLTDRYSERKAAAAKQIEQAAQKAVQ, encoded by the coding sequence ATGAGTTTTGACCACAAACCGCGTATCCTGTTCCTCTACGGTTCTTTAAGAGAACGTTCCTACAGCCGTTTACTGGCCGAAGAAGCCGCCCGCATCATCGAAGACTTTGGCGCTGAGGTGCAATTCTTTGACCCCAGAGGTTTGCCATTGCACGGGGCTGAGCCTGACACCCATCCCAAAGTTCAGGAACTGCGAGAGTTATCCCTATGGTCGGAAGGCCAGGTGTGGTCTAGTCCAGAGATGCATGGCAACATTTCGGGACTGATGAAAACCCAGATTGATTGGATCCCGCTCAGCATCGGAGCGATTCGGCCAACCCAGGGCCGCACCCTGGCGGTCATGCAGGTCTCCGGCGGCTCCCAATCCTTCAACGCGGTCAATACCATGCGCTTGCTGGGACGCTGGATGCGCATGTTCACCATTCCCAATCAGTCTTCCGTAGCCAAGGCGTATCAAGAGTTCAATGAAGACGGCACCATGAAGGAATCAGCCTATCGCGATCGCGTAGTGGACGTGATGGAGGAGCTTTATCGCTTTACCCTGCTGCTACGAGACCAGGTGGATGACCTGACCGATCGCTACAGCGAACGTAAGGCCGCAGCGGCTAAACAGATTGAGCAAGCTGCTCAGAAAGCAGTGCAGTAA